A single Vicugna pacos chromosome 15, VicPac4, whole genome shotgun sequence DNA region contains:
- the MCFD2 gene encoding multiple coagulation factor deficiency protein 2: MRALRLLRTSFLCCLLWAFCAPGARAEEPGASFSHPGSVGLDKNTVHDQEHIMEHLEGVINKPEAEMSPQELQLHYFKMHDYDGNNLLDGLELSTAITHVHKEEGSEQGQMSEDELIKLIDGVLRDDDKNDDGYIDYAEFAKSLQ; encoded by the exons ATGAGGGCTCTGCGGCTGCTCAGAACCTCCTTCCTGTGCTGCCTGCTCTGGGCCTTTTGTGCCCCAGGTGCCAGGGCTGAGGAGCCTGGGGCCAGCTTCTCCCACCCCGGCAGCGTGGGCCTGGATAAGAACACAGTGCACGACCAAGA GCATATCATGGAGCATCTAGAAGGCGTCATCAACAAACCAGAGGCGGAGATGTCTCCACAAGAACTGCAGCTCCATTATTTCAAAATGCATGATTATGACGGCAATAATTTGCTTGACGGCCTAGAACTCTCTACAGCCATCACTCATGTCCATAAGGAG GAAGGGAGTGAACAGGGACAAATGAGCGAAGATGAACTGATCAAGTTAATAGATGGTGTTTTGAGAGACGACGACAAGAACGACGACGGATACATCGACTATGCCGAGTTTGCAAAGTCACTGCAGTAG